One region of Limnospira fusiformis SAG 85.79 genomic DNA includes:
- a CDS encoding YihY/virulence factor BrkB family protein yields the protein MVVNLLLIILHLLWKLLLTLLQGLKTLWILNRKAWYLGFEWVAAKTADLLIILFKCLWWLGRQIKKRVVDFVLFFTYLNWQTIHSLGVRTVQQRLYGLSAEMAYHSTLALVPALFALLAAISSNPSLQSTLLEMANLLGEVVPEQVQKLIGATMSQSGRSLSPRLFSFSFIISIWLFSGVISSAMEALNRIHQVPPDKIRPVWKSKLIAIALTLGTLLLLIMASGAVFISDFLVEILARKSCILETVGNCPLDKIDMCLAQEPVQDCLLQSTLLDTWNRLQWPITLGIVSTNFALIYRYGPSYRKPKTPLIPGSILAAIFWALISNLFRWYVYQSEYYNVLYGALGTFIVLLLWLNISSLVVLLGAQLNSTVGDEIRRRKTQEDSKG from the coding sequence ATGGTAGTTAACCTGTTATTAATCATCCTACACCTGCTATGGAAGCTGCTGTTAACCCTGCTACAGGGATTGAAAACCCTATGGATACTCAACCGTAAAGCATGGTATCTGGGGTTTGAGTGGGTAGCAGCCAAAACCGCCGATCTGCTGATTATCCTTTTCAAATGCCTATGGTGGCTAGGTCGTCAAATCAAAAAGCGCGTGGTGGATTTTGTTCTATTCTTTACCTACCTCAATTGGCAGACTATTCATAGTTTAGGAGTTCGTACTGTTCAACAACGGTTATACGGTTTGTCTGCCGAAATGGCTTATCACTCTACCTTAGCACTGGTTCCCGCTCTTTTTGCTCTGTTAGCCGCTATTAGTTCCAATCCATCTCTACAATCAACCCTATTGGAAATGGCGAATTTGTTAGGGGAAGTCGTACCAGAACAAGTGCAAAAATTGATTGGGGCAACTATGAGCCAATCGGGAAGAAGTCTTAGCCCTAGACTATTTTCGTTTAGTTTTATTATTTCTATTTGGCTGTTTTCTGGGGTGATTAGTTCCGCGATGGAAGCCCTTAATAGAATTCATCAAGTGCCACCAGACAAAATTAGACCTGTTTGGAAGTCAAAATTAATTGCGATCGCTTTGACTTTGGGTACATTATTGCTGTTGATTATGGCATCAGGGGCGGTCTTTATTAGTGATTTTTTGGTGGAAATTCTTGCCCGCAAAAGTTGCATCTTAGAAACAGTGGGTAATTGTCCCCTCGATAAAATTGATATGTGTTTAGCTCAAGAACCTGTCCAAGATTGTTTGCTTCAATCAACATTATTGGATACTTGGAATCGTCTACAATGGCCAATTACCCTCGGCATTGTCTCCACTAACTTTGCTCTGATATATCGCTATGGCCCTAGTTACCGAAAGCCTAAAACTCCCTTAATTCCTGGCTCAATTCTGGCCGCGATTTTTTGGGCTTTAATCTCTAATTTATTTCGCTGGTATGTTTACCAGTCTGAGTATTATAATGTTCTCTATGGTGCGCTCGGCACTTTTATTGTTCTGCTGTTATGGTTAAATATTAGTTCCCTAGTAGTGCTTCTGGGGGCGCAATTAAATTCCACAGTAGGAGATGAAATTCGTCGTAGAAAAACACAAGAGGATAGTAAAGGATAG
- a CDS encoding MoaD/ThiS family protein, whose translation MIEDLMSHPSVTVTVKLFAAFQEAYGVPELVLQLAPETPVSHILDVAISEYPQLQQWRDLTRFGVNLEFVNPDTYLKDGDEVVLIPPVSGGC comes from the coding sequence ATGATTGAAGATTTGATGTCCCATCCCTCGGTTACAGTGACGGTTAAACTATTCGCGGCTTTTCAGGAAGCCTATGGAGTCCCTGAGTTGGTATTGCAACTCGCACCCGAAACTCCTGTATCTCATATCCTTGATGTAGCGATTAGCGAATATCCCCAATTGCAACAATGGCGGGATTTAACCCGGTTTGGGGTTAACCTGGAGTTTGTCAATCCAGACACCTACCTAAAAGACGGAGATGAGGTGGTTTTAATTCCTCCCGTCAGTGGTGGCTGCTAA
- a CDS encoding chromophore lyase CpcT/CpeT gives MTHATDILTLGRWLAADFSNQAQAFENPPFFAHIRVCMRPLPWELLNGLSLYLEQAYDINLKQPYRVRVLKLIAVDDHIEIENYEIDGQEEFFGASREVSRLKALKPEQLNKRCGCTFITHWTGKEFKGVVEPGKSCMVERKGKLTYLDSSFEIDGDRFISHDRGMDPETDEHIWGAVAGPFEFVRWASFADEVKLGQ, from the coding sequence ATGACACACGCTACAGATATTCTGACCCTAGGGCGTTGGTTGGCTGCGGACTTCAGCAACCAAGCCCAAGCCTTTGAAAATCCGCCATTTTTCGCTCATATTCGGGTCTGTATGCGTCCATTACCGTGGGAACTTCTCAATGGGTTGAGTTTGTATCTGGAACAGGCCTATGATATTAACCTGAAACAGCCTTACCGGGTGCGGGTGCTGAAATTAATCGCTGTAGATGATCATATCGAAATCGAGAATTATGAGATTGATGGTCAAGAGGAGTTTTTTGGGGCTTCTAGGGAAGTCTCGCGCCTGAAAGCCTTAAAGCCGGAACAACTGAACAAACGGTGCGGCTGTACTTTTATCACCCACTGGACCGGAAAGGAATTTAAGGGAGTCGTCGAACCCGGGAAAAGCTGTATGGTAGAACGGAAGGGAAAACTGACTTATTTGGATAGTAGTTTTGAGATAGACGGCGATCGCTTTATTAGCCATGATCGTGGTATGGACCCAGAAACCGATGAGCATATCTGGGGCGCGGTAGCTGGACCTTTTGAGTTTGTGCGCTGGGCGAGTTTTGCTGATGAGGTGAAGTTAGGGCAATAA
- a CDS encoding NADH-quinone oxidoreductase subunit M produces MLSLLIAIPLVGSLLIGLLPSSFTSQRIRSIALAFMAVTGLLTLKLTLDFDLDNPGFQWEEYLPWIPQLGLSYSLAMDGLSLPLVGLSAILTPMAIASSRPDMNRPRLYYSMILLVNAAIAGAFLSQNLLLFVLFYELELIPIYLLISIWGGEKRGYAAMKFLIYTAISGILILAGFLGIAWLSGSGSFDFNAINTQNLSSISQLLLMTILLIGFGIKIPLVPLHTWLPDAYVESSAPVTILLGGLLAKLGTYGLIRFGLQLFPETWQIIAPGLSIVAVFSVMYGALTAISQQDIKRMVAYSSIGHMGYIIVAMAAGTEVSLIGAISQMVAHGLILAILFHLVGIVEVKVGTRDLKLLNGLMNPLRGLPLTSALLIMAGMASAGIPGLVGFVAEFLVFQGTFAVFPIQSLLCIIASGLTAVYFVILLNRTCFGKLDNELAYYPQVSFSEQAPALILALLILFLGVQPSWLLRWCEPTAKQMAIELSIHPVQQVAIQPENPSSL; encoded by the coding sequence ATGCTTAGTTTGTTAATTGCAATTCCCCTAGTTGGTAGCCTGTTAATCGGCTTGCTACCCTCTTCCTTTACCTCCCAACGGATTCGCTCGATCGCCCTAGCTTTCATGGCAGTAACCGGGCTGTTGACCCTGAAATTAACCCTAGATTTCGACCTAGATAATCCCGGTTTTCAGTGGGAAGAATATCTGCCCTGGATTCCCCAATTAGGGTTATCCTATAGTTTGGCAATGGATGGCTTATCTTTACCTCTGGTAGGGTTAAGCGCCATTTTGACCCCTATGGCGATCGCCAGTAGTCGCCCCGACATGAATCGCCCCCGTCTTTACTACTCCATGATTTTGTTAGTAAATGCGGCGATCGCTGGTGCTTTTCTCTCCCAAAATCTCCTGCTGTTTGTGCTGTTTTATGAATTGGAACTCATCCCCATTTATCTATTAATTAGCATTTGGGGCGGCGAAAAACGCGGCTATGCAGCGATGAAGTTCCTCATTTATACCGCCATCTCAGGAATTTTAATTTTGGCAGGTTTCCTAGGGATAGCTTGGTTAAGTGGGTCAGGAAGTTTTGATTTTAATGCCATTAATACTCAGAATTTATCATCAATTAGCCAACTGCTTTTGATGACCATTCTCCTAATTGGATTTGGGATTAAAATCCCTCTAGTCCCCCTCCATACCTGGCTACCTGATGCTTATGTAGAATCTTCCGCCCCCGTCACCATTTTACTGGGAGGTCTATTAGCAAAACTGGGAACCTATGGATTAATTAGATTTGGCTTACAACTATTCCCAGAAACCTGGCAAATCATCGCCCCCGGATTATCCATTGTCGCCGTCTTTAGCGTCATGTATGGGGCTTTAACCGCTATTTCCCAACAAGATATCAAGCGCATGGTTGCCTATAGTTCCATCGGTCACATGGGTTATATTATTGTCGCTATGGCTGCGGGAACTGAAGTTAGTCTGATTGGCGCTATTTCCCAAATGGTCGCCCATGGGTTGATTTTAGCTATTCTATTCCACTTAGTTGGCATAGTTGAAGTCAAAGTGGGAACTAGGGATTTAAAACTCTTAAATGGCTTAATGAACCCCCTTCGTGGTCTACCTCTCACCAGCGCCTTATTAATTATGGCAGGAATGGCGAGTGCGGGTATTCCTGGCTTGGTGGGATTTGTGGCAGAATTTCTGGTTTTTCAAGGAACTTTTGCCGTTTTCCCCATTCAGAGTTTACTCTGTATTATTGCCTCTGGTTTAACCGCTGTTTATTTTGTCATTTTGCTGAACCGCACTTGTTTTGGTAAGCTAGACAATGAGTTAGCCTATTATCCCCAAGTTTCCTTTTCTGAACAAGCACCAGCTTTGATTTTAGCCCTGTTAATTCTGTTCCTAGGCGTGCAACCTAGTTGGTTATTACGCTGGTGTGAACCTACAGCCAAACAAATGGCGATCGAGTTAAGTATTCATCCCGTGCAACAGGTAGCAATTCAACCCGAAAATCCTTCGAGTTTATGA
- a CDS encoding NAD(P)H-quinone oxidoreductase subunit F — translation MTEFFLQNIWWIPCYPFLGTLLSIPWSPGIIRKTGPRPAGYINILMTLMAFVHGLIALGGMWGQPGYEMVIPWLQVADLDFSIPLEVSVTTIGATLVITGLNFLAQVYAVGYLEMDWGWARFYCLMALFEAGLATLVLCNSLFFSYIILEILTLGTYLLVGFWFNQSLVVTGARDAFLTKRVGDLFLLMGVVSLYPMAGTWNFSELATWAETATVNPTVATLLGLALLAGPLGKCAQFPLHLWLDEAMEGPLPSTILRNAVVVCCGAWVLIKVFPVISLSPVAVSVAVFIGLATAVGASAIAIAQIDVKRAISYSVSSYMGITFIAVVNGQTQAALLLLLTYSMAMALLVMTSGGIILNNITQDLTQYGGLWSRRPISGICFIVGIIALVAVPPFGGFWTMLELTQNLWISQPAIAITLLVINALTAFSLTRELGLIFAGPPKQMTIRSPEGLWALVLPMTVLMGLCLHIPLLLKAWGVLPSWENINLTIATLLVASSAIGGGLATWIYVFNGIEKPVKLWSPSVQDFFAYDFYTAKLYRLTIISAVALISKIIDWIDRFIVDGFVNLVGLATVFSGQSLKYNVSGQTQFYALTIVIGITLLLSLLSLGLF, via the coding sequence ATGACTGAATTTTTCCTGCAAAACATTTGGTGGATTCCCTGCTATCCCTTTTTGGGGACGCTACTATCAATTCCCTGGTCTCCGGGAATTATCCGCAAAACTGGACCGAGACCCGCAGGATATATAAATATCCTGATGACCCTGATGGCTTTTGTACATGGCTTAATCGCCTTGGGCGGAATGTGGGGTCAACCTGGCTATGAGATGGTTATTCCCTGGCTACAGGTGGCGGATCTGGATTTTTCGATTCCCTTAGAAGTCTCAGTCACAACTATCGGCGCTACTTTGGTAATTACTGGGCTGAATTTCCTAGCCCAAGTTTACGCTGTCGGCTATCTGGAAATGGATTGGGGTTGGGCGAGGTTTTATTGTCTAATGGCATTATTTGAAGCCGGACTCGCCACCCTGGTATTGTGCAATTCCCTGTTTTTCAGTTATATCATTTTGGAAATTCTCACTCTGGGAACTTATCTATTGGTGGGTTTCTGGTTTAATCAGTCCCTAGTGGTAACTGGGGCGCGAGATGCGTTTCTGACTAAACGGGTGGGGGATTTATTCCTGTTGATGGGGGTGGTTTCCCTGTATCCCATGGCGGGAACTTGGAATTTTTCCGAATTAGCAACATGGGCGGAAACTGCAACGGTTAACCCTACTGTTGCGACTCTGTTAGGGTTGGCTTTGTTGGCGGGTCCTTTGGGTAAGTGCGCCCAGTTTCCTCTGCATTTATGGCTTGATGAAGCTATGGAAGGCCCCCTTCCTAGTACCATCCTACGAAATGCGGTAGTTGTCTGTTGCGGGGCTTGGGTATTAATTAAGGTGTTTCCGGTGATTTCCCTGTCTCCGGTGGCGGTGTCTGTAGCAGTGTTTATCGGTTTGGCTACCGCTGTGGGTGCAAGTGCGATCGCTATTGCTCAAATTGATGTCAAACGGGCGATTTCCTATTCGGTTAGTTCCTATATGGGGATAACTTTTATTGCTGTAGTCAATGGACAAACTCAGGCGGCGTTATTACTCCTGTTGACCTACTCCATGGCTATGGCATTATTAGTCATGACCAGCGGCGGAATTATCCTCAATAATATTACCCAAGATTTGACTCAATATGGGGGGCTGTGGTCGCGCCGCCCCATTTCGGGTATTTGTTTTATTGTCGGGATTATCGCTTTGGTCGCCGTGCCGCCTTTTGGTGGCTTTTGGACGATGTTGGAGTTGACACAAAATCTGTGGATAAGTCAACCGGCGATCGCCATTACCCTATTGGTAATCAACGCTTTAACTGCTTTTAGTCTCACCCGTGAGTTGGGCTTGATTTTTGCGGGACCTCCTAAACAGATGACTATTAGATCACCGGAGGGACTCTGGGCTTTAGTGCTACCGATGACCGTTTTAATGGGTTTGTGTCTACATATTCCCCTGTTGTTGAAGGCTTGGGGAGTCCTACCCAGTTGGGAAAATATTAACCTAACTATAGCCACATTACTCGTGGCTTCTAGTGCGATCGGTGGTGGACTAGCTACCTGGATTTATGTATTTAACGGCATTGAGAAACCCGTTAAATTATGGTCTCCATCAGTTCAGGACTTTTTCGCCTACGATTTCTATACCGCTAAACTGTATCGATTGACCATCATTTCCGCTGTCGCCCTCATCTCCAAAATTATTGATTGGATAGATAGATTTATTGTCGATGGCTTCGTGAATTTAGTCGGTCTAGCCACAGTCTTTAGTGGACAAAGCCTCAAATATAACGTTTCGGGACAAACTCAATTTTATGCCCTCACTATTGTGATAGGCATTACTCTCCTGTTAAGTTTGTTATCCCTTGGTTTGTTCTAA
- a CDS encoding CO2 hydration protein translates to MTTSFMQAEKTPTKLPPSQHEFAEIIHRLEAGGAMLPDTPENLMQIIGIYKAYAVPMDFYWRDLLYIAERVFLNPLPFFKYFLPQEYLDLHNHYAGDDADLRIWRGEAIAHPELLAFMQKGETRKMPKLLHHLWHDRVNMEFAEACMQAMFWHREMGGRFDSYLDTDEYKANADRAIRAYFRKNPVMLGLYKLFPDMFLEQVRQLSYYSNLGLFWEVMAPVFFEMSDRYDEGTMTTVPEAMNFLVNGIFAIAGRPIYHHVYIDGECYEIVPKSKGFMWLYEAALPYVEAVFYRTAPFRGTKSYNAQAKEVPDDQKDFHYGILYADIFPVGTAGIPPTLLMQDMYHFLPPYLVDYYQKYCRGEDDMLIQLANTFQRSMYCVTSAVIQALRTALLYPLDDPNPRHLEANRAFFEAQMDRFKRPEARLRNIQTPNYR, encoded by the coding sequence ATGACAACCAGTTTCATGCAAGCAGAAAAAACCCCCACTAAATTACCGCCCTCTCAACATGAGTTTGCGGAGATTATTCATCGCTTAGAGGCGGGAGGCGCTATGCTACCCGATACACCCGAAAATTTGATGCAAATTATCGGCATTTATAAGGCTTATGCCGTCCCTATGGATTTCTATTGGCGCGATTTGTTGTATATTGCTGAACGGGTGTTCCTCAATCCGTTGCCGTTTTTTAAATACTTTTTACCCCAGGAATATTTAGACCTGCATAACCATTATGCCGGGGATGATGCCGATTTAAGGATTTGGCGCGGAGAAGCGATCGCTCACCCGGAATTATTGGCATTTATGCAGAAAGGGGAAACCCGAAAAATGCCCAAACTCCTCCATCATTTATGGCACGATCGCGTTAATATGGAGTTCGCCGAAGCCTGTATGCAAGCCATGTTTTGGCATCGAGAAATGGGCGGCAGATTTGACAGTTATTTAGACACAGACGAATATAAAGCCAATGCTGACCGCGCTATCCGCGCTTATTTCCGCAAAAATCCGGTCATGCTGGGTTTATATAAACTGTTCCCCGATATGTTCTTAGAACAGGTCAGGCAACTTTCCTATTATAGCAATTTAGGGCTATTTTGGGAAGTTATGGCTCCCGTATTTTTTGAAATGAGCGATCGCTATGATGAGGGGACAATGACCACCGTACCCGAGGCGATGAATTTCCTGGTTAATGGCATTTTTGCGATCGCAGGTCGCCCTATTTATCATCATGTTTATATTGATGGCGAATGTTATGAAATCGTCCCCAAATCCAAGGGTTTTATGTGGCTCTATGAAGCCGCCTTACCCTATGTAGAAGCCGTTTTTTATCGCACCGCACCTTTCCGGGGTACTAAGTCCTACAACGCCCAAGCTAAAGAAGTTCCTGATGACCAGAAGGATTTTCATTATGGTATTCTTTACGCCGATATTTTCCCAGTTGGTACCGCTGGAATACCACCGACTTTATTAATGCAGGATATGTATCACTTCTTACCCCCCTACTTGGTGGATTATTACCAGAAATATTGCCGAGGTGAGGATGATATGTTGATTCAGTTGGCTAACACTTTTCAGCGTTCCATGTATTGCGTCACATCAGCCGTTATTCAGGCTCTAAGGACTGCTTTACTATATCCCCTTGATGACCCCAACCCCCGCCACCTAGAAGCCAACAGAGCCTTTTTTGAGGCGCAAATGGATCGATTTAAACGCCCCGAAGCACGGTTAAGGAATATTCAAACTCCCAATTACCGTTAA
- the thrC gene encoding threonine synthase, which produces MTLTLPATERKLNIWPGLIEAYRDYLPVTSATPVVTLQEGNTPLIPVPTIAAEIGKQVQVYVKYDGLNPTGSFKDRGMTMAISKAKEEGAKAVICASTGNTSASAAAYARRAGLKAFVLIPLGYVALGKLAQALLYGAEVLAIEGNFDEALTIVREVSRQYPVTLVNSVNPYRLEGQKTAAFEVVDALGDAPDWLCIPVGNAGNITAYWMGFCQYHSEGKCDRLPRMMGFQAAGAAPIVNGHPITHPETIATAIRIGNPASWDMAIAAQSASQGSFSAVTDEEILNAYRLIASQEGIFCEPASASSVAGLLKVKDQVPAGATVVCVLTGNGLKDPDVAIKHSNNPTKEGIAANLDAVAKAMGF; this is translated from the coding sequence ATGACCCTGACTTTGCCCGCAACTGAAAGAAAACTCAATATCTGGCCCGGTCTGATTGAAGCATACCGGGACTATCTACCTGTTACCTCAGCCACCCCCGTTGTCACCCTGCAAGAAGGTAATACCCCCCTAATTCCAGTCCCCACCATTGCCGCCGAAATCGGAAAACAGGTGCAGGTATATGTGAAATATGACGGATTGAACCCCACTGGGTCATTTAAAGACCGGGGGATGACTATGGCTATATCCAAAGCGAAAGAAGAGGGAGCCAAAGCCGTCATTTGTGCCAGTACAGGTAACACCTCAGCATCAGCGGCAGCCTATGCGCGTCGTGCCGGATTAAAAGCATTTGTCCTGATTCCATTGGGTTATGTAGCCCTGGGGAAACTAGCCCAAGCTCTCCTTTATGGTGCGGAAGTCTTAGCTATCGAAGGAAACTTTGACGAAGCCCTAACCATTGTGCGGGAGGTTTCCCGCCAATATCCTGTCACCCTAGTTAACTCGGTGAACCCCTATCGCTTGGAAGGACAAAAAACCGCCGCCTTTGAAGTGGTAGACGCTTTAGGTGATGCACCCGATTGGTTGTGTATCCCTGTGGGAAATGCCGGAAATATCACCGCCTACTGGATGGGATTTTGTCAGTATCATTCAGAAGGAAAATGCGATCGCCTCCCTAGGATGATGGGATTTCAAGCAGCCGGAGCCGCCCCCATAGTTAATGGTCACCCAATCACCCATCCCGAAACTATCGCCACCGCCATTCGTATCGGCAACCCCGCCAGTTGGGATATGGCTATAGCAGCCCAATCAGCCAGCCAAGGCAGTTTTAGCGCCGTTACTGACGAAGAAATCCTCAACGCCTATCGCCTTATAGCCTCCCAAGAAGGCATCTTCTGTGAACCCGCCAGCGCCTCCTCCGTAGCTGGACTGCTGAAAGTCAAAGACCAAGTACCAGCAGGAGCCACTGTAGTTTGTGTCTTAACAGGTAATGGCTTAAAAGACCCCGACGTGGCTATCAAACACAGTAATAACCCCACTAAAGAGGGTATTGCTGCTAATTTGGACGCAGTAGCTAAAGCTATGGGATTTTAG
- a CDS encoding GUN4 domain-containing protein codes for MFICPVCGYKYLQKIPRNCEVCNWNLELTEIHPEQLGWAIETWKNLDSLQGKRKKKRVTVADLLPRINAIESELTAAKIERENLRNQLDWVLYHIETINPEQVTETLSKMRIWLEDNQAENPPMSEVGMDYTGLMELLAAGEWKTADEYTWKIILYLTGREQMGWLNVEDIDNFPLTDLRTIDYLWDYYSSGLFGLTIQQQIWETVESDYSKFCDRIGWREGSWKYYDELIFNLNAPKGHLPVIPWRRRSCYGVGIATASEILSSFIERLLAATTDGRN; via the coding sequence ATGTTTATATGTCCGGTTTGTGGATATAAATATTTGCAAAAAATTCCGAGAAATTGTGAGGTTTGTAACTGGAATTTAGAGTTAACCGAAATTCATCCAGAACAACTAGGTTGGGCGATAGAAACATGGAAAAACCTAGATAGTTTGCAGGGAAAACGCAAGAAAAAGCGAGTGACGGTAGCGGATTTGTTACCCAGAATAAATGCCATTGAGTCCGAACTGACAGCAGCGAAAATTGAGCGAGAGAATCTGAGAAATCAACTAGATTGGGTTCTCTATCATATCGAAACCATTAACCCTGAACAGGTGACAGAAACCCTGTCAAAAATGCGGATCTGGTTAGAAGATAATCAAGCCGAAAATCCCCCCATGTCTGAGGTGGGTATGGACTATACAGGATTAATGGAATTATTGGCAGCCGGAGAGTGGAAAACTGCTGATGAGTATACTTGGAAGATTATCTTATATCTGACCGGAAGGGAACAAATGGGATGGTTAAATGTGGAAGATATTGATAATTTTCCCCTCACCGATTTACGGACAATTGATTATTTATGGGATTATTATAGTAGTGGATTGTTTGGGTTAACAATTCAACAGCAAATCTGGGAAACTGTAGAATCAGATTATAGTAAATTTTGCGATCGCATTGGATGGCGAGAGGGTAGTTGGAAATATTATGATGAACTAATCTTTAACCTAAACGCCCCCAAGGGACATTTACCAGTAATTCCTTGGCGGCGGCGGTCCTGCTACGGCGTAGGAATAGCCACCGCCTCCGAGATTTTATCGTCATTTATCGAGAGACTCTTAGCAGCCACCACTGACGGGAGGAATTAA
- a CDS encoding universal stress protein — protein sequence MSWFNKNAVLVPIDFSELSFAALSPAREFVPHISQLHVIHILPKLHPAEPGSMWQSVSPQSRQQHAEDALNNELIKRGFDGAKVTVLIGTPSHEIVDYAKAQNIELIVMPTHGYTGVKRVLMGSVAEQVARLAECAVLLLHET from the coding sequence ATGAGTTGGTTTAATAAAAATGCGGTATTAGTCCCTATCGATTTCTCTGAACTTTCTTTTGCCGCTTTATCCCCAGCCCGAGAGTTTGTCCCCCATATATCTCAACTCCATGTTATCCATATTTTGCCTAAATTACACCCCGCAGAACCTGGCTCTATGTGGCAATCAGTTAGTCCTCAGTCTCGACAACAACACGCAGAAGACGCTTTGAACAATGAGTTGATTAAAAGAGGATTTGATGGCGCAAAGGTCACGGTTTTAATTGGTACGCCTAGCCATGAAATTGTCGATTATGCTAAAGCTCAAAACATAGAGTTAATTGTTATGCCTACCCACGGCTATACTGGCGTTAAACGGGTGTTAATGGGGTCGGTCGCAGAACAAGTCGCTAGGTTGGCTGAATGTGCGGTTTTATTACTTCATGAAACCTAA
- a CDS encoding NAD-dependent epimerase/dehydratase family protein: MRVLVTGGDGYCGWATALYLSNRGYEVGILDNLVRRHWDQQLGIETLTPIAPIQQRIQRWRDLTGKSIDLFMGDINNYSFLINSLREFQPDSIVHFGEQRSAPFSMIDREHAVLTQSNNVMGNLNILYAMREEFPDAHLVKLGTMGEYGTPNIDIEEGYITIEHNGRKDTVPYPKQPGSFYHLSKVHDSHNIHFACKIWGLRATDLNQGVVYGVLTEETGMDELLINRLDYDGIFGTALNRFCIQAAINHPLTVYGKGGQTRAFLDIRDTVRCVELAIANPAEPGHFRVFNQFTEMFSVGDLAMMVKKAGVTLGFDVEIQNIENPRVELEDHYFNAKNTNLLDLGLQPHYLSDSLLDSLLNFAIKYKHRVDKNEILPKVSWRNPGSVYAKS, from the coding sequence ATGAGAGTTCTGGTTACTGGTGGTGACGGCTACTGCGGTTGGGCGACGGCGCTGTATCTTTCCAACCGTGGGTATGAAGTGGGTATTCTGGATAACTTGGTGCGGCGACACTGGGATCAACAGCTAGGTATTGAGACCTTGACACCCATAGCCCCTATTCAACAAAGGATTCAGCGCTGGCGCGATTTAACGGGTAAGTCTATTGACCTGTTTATGGGCGATATCAATAACTATAGTTTTCTGATCAATAGCTTGCGGGAGTTTCAGCCAGATTCTATTGTTCATTTTGGTGAACAGCGATCGGCTCCCTTTTCAATGATAGATCGTGAACACGCAGTTCTCACCCAAAGCAATAATGTAATGGGGAATTTGAATATCCTGTATGCTATGCGGGAAGAATTCCCTGATGCACATTTGGTCAAGTTGGGGACTATGGGTGAATATGGTACACCCAATATTGATATCGAAGAGGGCTATATTACCATTGAGCATAATGGCCGTAAGGATACTGTCCCGTATCCGAAACAGCCCGGAAGTTTCTATCACCTTTCTAAGGTTCATGACAGCCATAATATCCACTTTGCTTGTAAAATATGGGGTCTGAGGGCTACCGATTTAAACCAGGGTGTGGTTTATGGGGTTCTCACCGAAGAGACGGGAATGGATGAGTTGTTGATCAACCGTCTGGATTATGATGGGATTTTTGGGACGGCTTTAAATCGTTTCTGTATTCAGGCTGCCATTAATCACCCCCTGACGGTTTATGGTAAGGGAGGACAAACTAGGGCTTTCCTGGATATCCGCGATACCGTGCGATGTGTTGAGTTGGCGATCGCTAATCCCGCTGAACCTGGTCATTTCCGCGTGTTTAACCAATTTACCGAAATGTTTAGCGTTGGCGACCTGGCGATGATGGTTAAAAAGGCAGGTGTGACCCTGGGGTTCGATGTGGAGATTCAGAATATCGAAAATCCTCGGGTTGAATTGGAAGACCATTATTTCAACGCTAAAAACACTAATCTGTTAGACCTCGGTTTGCAGCCTCATTATCTCTCGGATTCACTCTTGGATTCTTTGCTGAATTTCGCCATTAAATACAAACATCGGGTAGACAAAAATGAAATTCTACCCAAGGTTTCCTGGCGTAATCCGGGTTCCGTTTACGCGAAAAGCTAA